Sequence from the Nerophis ophidion isolate RoL-2023_Sa linkage group LG10, RoL_Noph_v1.0, whole genome shotgun sequence genome:
TACACTACCACATACCACCCTATCAAGATGCATACCAACATCAGCAATGAGTGCTATCCACCTTTCTGTTCACCTGTGCTCCACCACAAAGCTCATGGTGGTCCCGTTGAAAGAGGGCGGGGCAATAATCCTCGGCCCTTGCTGTGACATGATGCTAATGAGTGGCTGCTGTTGTGCTGCGTTGACGCCAACTAAATGCGGAGTCATCGAAGAAGCTTGGGGTGCCTTTGCTGTGCTCATGTAGTAGGGGGTCTCCATGTACATGCCCTGCTGTGGGTTATGAGTTACTTTTTCTGCCTCAGCTTGCACCGGCATCTGTGGCATCTGCACTAGCGTGCGGGTTGGAATTAGTGGGGGCGATGTCATGAAACCGGGATAGATCATATAGTTGGGACCATACGCCGCCCCGGAACCAATGGCCAAATGAGAGATCGGCATGGGGGTTATTGGAGGTTGGGATAAGGGTATGTCTACATATTGACCCGTTTCAGGGTCAAAGAGGCGCCTCGTTGGGGGTTGGATCGGGGTGTCAACTAGGTAGTAGCTTCCACTGGTGGGATCCAGGAGCATCTTCCTCTGGGTGAGCGGGAAGGAGTCTAGGGTAGGTGCGGGGGAGAAACAGTACACCTGATTTGTTGACATTGACTGATGAGCAGGAACTTGAGCAGGAACTTCAGGAGAGGGCGGTCTCATTGTCGACATCCTCGAGGGTGACTCCTCCTGCACCCTAAAGTGTCCGGTTGAGGCTTGTTGGGATTTAAGCGGAATGGTTAGGTAGTTATCAGTTGGGGGTAACTTGGGAGTGAACATTTTTGCGTCTGGCGCAACGATAGTTGAAGGTGCCTTGAGTCTTGAAGAACTGCCCACAAGAGTTGGTGACAGGAGTCTATCATGAGGGTCCAACTTCTGTGTCGGTTCCTCCTCGTTTGCTATCAATGAAAGAATGTGACTATCCGGCAGGGACAGCGGCTTGTCCTTGCGTTTCCACTCATTCTTGTCGAACACATAAAGCTGCTCCATTGTTTTCACTGCCGCTTGGAGCTTCTCTAGCGCCACCTGGTTAGACTTTTTAAATTCCGTTTTTTTCTTCCCTATTTGTAAAGTCATCCCCTCCTGCAAGTTGTTTACAGCTGGTCTTTTGGATTTCCCTTCTAGGTAAGATTTTCTGTCATTGGTGTTGACTGACTGGCATTTGATCACCATTGGAGACCCAGGCACAGGGATGGTGCTGGCCAAAGTGGATTTATCGCCCACTGAGACTAAATAAGAGCTTTTCACCAACTTGCGTACATCCCTTACTTGGTGTATGGGCGTCTGCAGATTCCCTTTGCTATCTCGGATGTCGCGGACCATAAAATGCGGAACTTTATCCGAGGTGGACTCACCCTTCGACGTAAAAACAGGGGCCCCTCCCTGGAGATTGATTTTAATTTCTGGAGATTTTTCTCTCGCCGTGCTTTGGATGTTTGGCACaaacaaatgagacattttcatCGTCTTGCTCTCTGAATCCTGATCCggagccggagcaggagggggtgGCGAGGGCGTCAGTGGCATCCCTTCTGGGATTTTATGATCCGCTTGTAACTCAATCTCCTCATTCCTCCAGCACCTGAAGGCGCTATTTTGACTGTGGAGCCAACCTGCACCTCTGAATGCTTCTTCCATTGCAGCGGTGGTGTAATCCTGCTTGGCGGCTCCAAGCTGCTTGGCGGCTCCCCGATGGTGAGGCTCCCTCACCTCCCCCCTTTCCATCCGCCTCTCCTGCTCGAATTGTATCTTTTTGGAGAGCACGTTTTGAATCAAACTGGACGCAAAGACTGCTTTCTTGTGGGTGCCCTCCATGCTTTGCGATTTCATGGTGGCCCTCCACGCCTCATTGAAACAGCTCTCATGCGAGCCATTCAACTCATCTGTGGAATGGGATGCCTCCACCTCTCCTCCTGATGCAAAGTTAGACATCCCAGAGTTCATGTTGCAGTTCAAATTCAGCGTCTCCCTGAGCCGAATCACCCCGCCTTGACTCAACTTCCCCATAATGTGCTGGTCCCCATCGAACGGCTGGGTCAAGATCCACCTGTCGGACTCCTCGCTTGAGGTGCTGAAGCTGATAGAATCCAGGTACGGGTATGCCAAGCTTTTGAATGCTTTTGCCGTCAGGCTGCGTACTTCCTTATCAGTGTCGTCCAGCTCGCTTGAAGCGCAACTGGAATACTCTGCTTTTTCTTTCCCTGCCGGAATGACGCCCTTTGCCCTATTACGCGCCCCCACCACCGGGGGATCTCCACCGCCTTTGGCAGGGTGATTTTCTCGGTCATTTATAGCGCCTCTGGAGGTGCTTTTGATTGACAGGTGGACCTGGGCCGAGCCTTGAGGATCACTTTCACAGCTGCTGACTGCCTCCTTCCTTGTAACGGCGGACTGAAGGCGGAAAAAAGAGAATGCTTGGTGGGCATCCTCAGT
This genomic interval carries:
- the LOC133560860 gene encoding uncharacterized protein C4orf54 homolog, whose amino-acid sequence is MKTEAPALQEVTDLLQISDGLEDTVNEGKEMWCPDIEFELDDDEEDEDEDTYITMHEILLSESSDSTSEASWWDADTEDAHQAFSFFRLQSAVTRKEAVSSCESDPQGSAQVHLSIKSTSRGAINDRENHPAKGGGDPPVVGARNRAKGVIPAGKEKAEYSSCASSELDDTDKEVRSLTAKAFKSLAYPYLDSISFSTSSEESDRWILTQPFDGDQHIMGKLSQGGVIRLRETLNLNCNMNSGMSNFASGGEVEASHSTDELNGSHESCFNEAWRATMKSQSMEGTHKKAVFASSLIQNVLSKKIQFEQERRMERGEVREPHHRGAAKQLGAAKQDYTTAAMEEAFRGAGWLHSQNSAFRCWRNEEIELQADHKIPEGMPLTPSPPPPAPAPDQDSESKTMKMSHLFVPNIQSTAREKSPEIKINLQGGAPVFTSKGESTSDKVPHFMVRDIRDSKGNLQTPIHQVRDVRKLVKSSYLVSVGDKSTLASTIPVPGSPMVIKCQSVNTNDRKSYLEGKSKRPAVNNLQEGMTLQIGKKKTEFKKSNQVALEKLQAAVKTMEQLYVFDKNEWKRKDKPLSLPDSHILSLIANEEEPTQKLDPHDRLLSPTLVGSSSRLKAPSTIVAPDAKMFTPKLPPTDNYLTIPLKSQQASTGHFRVQEESPSRMSTMRPPSPEVPAQVPAHQSMSTNQVYCFSPAPTLDSFPLTQRKMLLDPTSGSYYLVDTPIQPPTRRLFDPETGQYVDIPLSQPPITPMPISHLAIGSGAAYGPNYMIYPGFMTSPPLIPTRTLVQMPQMPVQAEAEKVTHNPQQGMYMETPYYMSTAKAPQASSMTPHLVGVNAAQQQPLISIMSQQGPRIIAPPSFNGTTMSFVVEHR